One segment of Nothobranchius furzeri strain GRZ-AD chromosome 13, NfurGRZ-RIMD1, whole genome shotgun sequence DNA contains the following:
- the rffl gene encoding E3 ubiquitin-protein ligase rififylin isoform X1, whose translation MRFDHHNHMFASCCNWLCMDSGDVSPSSGPERRHQSFTNSPPEHTCKACGGAFDTPAKKHMCVDCKKNYCCRCSAQRELRPRLCHTCQRFYGNLLQRAELMKLKVKELRDYLHLHEVSTHLCREKEELVELVLSQQASPSSSFTPDTPIIDPATATSNLPDDLLTSNPPMPRISDPPTDVPIPASSTPEPEALLPESETPPPEPTLQDEDQNWDSEEAAVSGRRASLSDLNNVEDIEELSVRQLKEILARNFVNYKGCCEKWELMERVTRLYQDQQNLLAVTLVNAADCSESGHGSAPPGLEENLCKICMDSPIDCVLLECGHMVTCTKCGKRMSECPICRQYVIRAVHVFRS comes from the exons ATGAGGTTTGATCACCATAATCA caTGTTTGCATCCTGCTGTAACTGGTTGTGTATGGACTCGGGTGACGTGAGTCCATCGAGTGGGCCTGAAAGACGACATCAGTCCTTCACAAACTCTCCACCTGAGCACACCTGTAAGGCCTGTGGGGGGGCCTTCGACACGCCTGCCAAGAAG CACATGTGTGTGGACTGTAAGAAGAACTACTGCTGCCGTTGCTCTGCCCAGCGGGAGCTCCGTCCCCGTCTCTGTCACACCTGTCAGCGTTTCTACGGGAACCTGTTGCAGCGAGCGGAGCTAATGAAGCTGAAAGTAAAGGAGCTCAGGGATTACCTGCACCTGCATGAGGTCTCCACTCACCTGTGCAGAGAAAAG gaggagctggtggagctgGTCCTGAGTCAGCAAGCATCACCTTCCAGCAGCTTCACCCCTGATACACCGATAATTGACCCCGCCACAGCAACCTCTAACCTTCCTGACGACCTCCTGACCTCCAACCCTCCGATGCCTCGTATTTCTGACCCGCCCACTGATGTGCCCATCCCTGCCTCTTCCACTCCAGAGCCTGAAGCCCTACTTCCTGAGTCAGAGACTCCGCCCCCTGAGCCCACCCTGCAGGATGAAGACCAG AACTGGGACTCGGAGGAAGCGGCGGTATCTGGACGACGGGCCTCGTTGTCGGACCTGAACAACGTAGAGGACATCGAGGAGCTCAGCGTGCGGCAGCTGAAAGAAATCCTCGCCAGGAACTTTGTCAACTACAAGGGCTGCTGTGAGAAGTGGGAGCTGATGGAGAGGGTGACCCGACTGTACCAGGACCAGCAGAACCTACTGG CTGTGACCTTGGTCAATGCTGCAG ACTGTAGTGAGAGCGGTCACGGATCAGCGCCACCGGGCCTGGAGGAGAACCTCTGTAAGATCTGCATGGACTCTCCCATCGACTGCGTCCTGCTGGAATGCGGTCACATGGTCACTTGCACCAAGTGTGGGAAGAGGATGAGCGAGTGTCCCATCTGCCGCCAGTACGTCATCCGGGCTGTGCATGTGTTCCGGTCATGA
- the rffl gene encoding E3 ubiquitin-protein ligase rififylin isoform X3, producing the protein MFASCCNWLCMDSGDVSPSSGPERRHQSFTNSPPEHTCKACGGAFDTPAKKHMCVDCKKNYCCRCSAQRELRPRLCHTCQRFYGNLLQRAELMKLKVKELRDYLHLHEVSTHLCREKEELVELVLSQQASPSSSFTPDTPIIDPATATSNLPDDLLTSNPPMPRISDPPTDVPIPASSTPEPEALLPESETPPPEPTLQDEDQNWDSEEAAVSGRRASLSDLNNVEDIEELSVRQLKEILARNFVNYKGCCEKWELMERVTRLYQDQQNLLAVTLVNAADCSESGHGSAPPGLEENLCKICMDSPIDCVLLECGHMVTCTKCGKRMSECPICRQYVIRAVHVFRS; encoded by the exons aTGTTTGCATCCTGCTGTAACTGGTTGTGTATGGACTCGGGTGACGTGAGTCCATCGAGTGGGCCTGAAAGACGACATCAGTCCTTCACAAACTCTCCACCTGAGCACACCTGTAAGGCCTGTGGGGGGGCCTTCGACACGCCTGCCAAGAAG CACATGTGTGTGGACTGTAAGAAGAACTACTGCTGCCGTTGCTCTGCCCAGCGGGAGCTCCGTCCCCGTCTCTGTCACACCTGTCAGCGTTTCTACGGGAACCTGTTGCAGCGAGCGGAGCTAATGAAGCTGAAAGTAAAGGAGCTCAGGGATTACCTGCACCTGCATGAGGTCTCCACTCACCTGTGCAGAGAAAAG gaggagctggtggagctgGTCCTGAGTCAGCAAGCATCACCTTCCAGCAGCTTCACCCCTGATACACCGATAATTGACCCCGCCACAGCAACCTCTAACCTTCCTGACGACCTCCTGACCTCCAACCCTCCGATGCCTCGTATTTCTGACCCGCCCACTGATGTGCCCATCCCTGCCTCTTCCACTCCAGAGCCTGAAGCCCTACTTCCTGAGTCAGAGACTCCGCCCCCTGAGCCCACCCTGCAGGATGAAGACCAG AACTGGGACTCGGAGGAAGCGGCGGTATCTGGACGACGGGCCTCGTTGTCGGACCTGAACAACGTAGAGGACATCGAGGAGCTCAGCGTGCGGCAGCTGAAAGAAATCCTCGCCAGGAACTTTGTCAACTACAAGGGCTGCTGTGAGAAGTGGGAGCTGATGGAGAGGGTGACCCGACTGTACCAGGACCAGCAGAACCTACTGG CTGTGACCTTGGTCAATGCTGCAG ACTGTAGTGAGAGCGGTCACGGATCAGCGCCACCGGGCCTGGAGGAGAACCTCTGTAAGATCTGCATGGACTCTCCCATCGACTGCGTCCTGCTGGAATGCGGTCACATGGTCACTTGCACCAAGTGTGGGAAGAGGATGAGCGAGTGTCCCATCTGCCGCCAGTACGTCATCCGGGCTGTGCATGTGTTCCGGTCATGA
- the rffl gene encoding E3 ubiquitin-protein ligase rififylin isoform X2 — MRFDHHNHMFASCCNWLCMDSGDVSPSSGPERRHQSFTNSPPEHTCKACGGAFDTPAKKHMCVDCKKNYCCRCSAQRELRPRLCHTCQRFYGNLLQRAELMKLKVKELRDYLHLHEVSTHLCREKEELVELVLSQQASPSSSFTPDTPIIDPATATSNLPDDLLTSNPPMPRISDPPTDVPIPASSTPEPEALLPESETPPPEPTLQDEDQNWDSEEAAVSGRRASLSDLNNVEDIEELSVRQLKEILARNFVNYKGCCEKWELMERVTRLYQDQQNLLDCSESGHGSAPPGLEENLCKICMDSPIDCVLLECGHMVTCTKCGKRMSECPICRQYVIRAVHVFRS; from the exons ATGAGGTTTGATCACCATAATCA caTGTTTGCATCCTGCTGTAACTGGTTGTGTATGGACTCGGGTGACGTGAGTCCATCGAGTGGGCCTGAAAGACGACATCAGTCCTTCACAAACTCTCCACCTGAGCACACCTGTAAGGCCTGTGGGGGGGCCTTCGACACGCCTGCCAAGAAG CACATGTGTGTGGACTGTAAGAAGAACTACTGCTGCCGTTGCTCTGCCCAGCGGGAGCTCCGTCCCCGTCTCTGTCACACCTGTCAGCGTTTCTACGGGAACCTGTTGCAGCGAGCGGAGCTAATGAAGCTGAAAGTAAAGGAGCTCAGGGATTACCTGCACCTGCATGAGGTCTCCACTCACCTGTGCAGAGAAAAG gaggagctggtggagctgGTCCTGAGTCAGCAAGCATCACCTTCCAGCAGCTTCACCCCTGATACACCGATAATTGACCCCGCCACAGCAACCTCTAACCTTCCTGACGACCTCCTGACCTCCAACCCTCCGATGCCTCGTATTTCTGACCCGCCCACTGATGTGCCCATCCCTGCCTCTTCCACTCCAGAGCCTGAAGCCCTACTTCCTGAGTCAGAGACTCCGCCCCCTGAGCCCACCCTGCAGGATGAAGACCAG AACTGGGACTCGGAGGAAGCGGCGGTATCTGGACGACGGGCCTCGTTGTCGGACCTGAACAACGTAGAGGACATCGAGGAGCTCAGCGTGCGGCAGCTGAAAGAAATCCTCGCCAGGAACTTTGTCAACTACAAGGGCTGCTGTGAGAAGTGGGAGCTGATGGAGAGGGTGACCCGACTGTACCAGGACCAGCAGAACCTACTGG ACTGTAGTGAGAGCGGTCACGGATCAGCGCCACCGGGCCTGGAGGAGAACCTCTGTAAGATCTGCATGGACTCTCCCATCGACTGCGTCCTGCTGGAATGCGGTCACATGGTCACTTGCACCAAGTGTGGGAAGAGGATGAGCGAGTGTCCCATCTGCCGCCAGTACGTCATCCGGGCTGTGCATGTGTTCCGGTCATGA